The following coding sequences are from one Pseudomonadales bacterium window:
- a CDS encoding porin family protein produces MTIESEYINYKYTHFFEKEFKVRFIKATFIIFCGLILVPHAYAADKGFYAGLYASYQQLDITNQGAIDLNPNSALGAYAGYNLFSMFGIELGYAEFSAIDSDDRDDLELQLSRAHLGFNFQGAVTSTIDLFAKVKATYNYLDLDFNQRESDTSDDIGWQYEVGSQWYINPNFGLTLAIAYAESGYDEDFDYNAWSTALGVQANF; encoded by the coding sequence ATGACGATAGAGTCAGAATATATAAATTATAAATACACTCATTTTTTTGAAAAGGAGTTCAAAGTGCGTTTTATAAAAGCCACCTTTATAATCTTTTGCGGTTTAATACTAGTGCCGCATGCATATGCTGCCGATAAGGGATTCTATGCTGGATTATATGCATCGTATCAACAGTTAGATATAACCAATCAAGGTGCAATAGACTTAAATCCTAACTCAGCATTAGGTGCATATGCTGGTTATAATCTTTTCTCAATGTTCGGTATTGAGTTGGGTTACGCAGAATTCTCAGCAATAGATTCTGATGATCGTGATGACCTAGAGTTGCAACTTTCAAGAGCTCACCTAGGTTTTAATTTTCAAGGTGCAGTTACAAGCACGATAGATTTATTTGCCAAAGTAAAAGCGACGTATAATTATTTGGATCTTGATTTTAATCAACGTGAAAGCGACACGTCAGATGATATAGGCTGGCAATATGAAGTGGGCTCTCAATGGTATATAAATCCAAATTTCGGCCTCACCCTAGCAATTGCCTATGCTGAATCTGGCTATGATGAAGATTTTGATTACAATGCATGGTCCACTGCACTTGGTGTTCAAGCTAATTTCTAG